Proteins encoded together in one Cyanobacteria bacterium QS_8_64_29 window:
- a CDS encoding diguanylate cyclase, which yields MLDEKAKKTMLRKIPHGLYVCGVQDEQEINCFAASWVMQASFKPPLLVNCVNRNSGSHEMVKSSHTFAISFMEEHQQDLVATFFKPQRRVGNKLADVEFYLGEATGCPIIRDSLGYVECQVIDAVEQGDHTVFVGEVVGAGVHREGNQLLLESTGWQYGG from the coding sequence GTGTTGGATGAAAAAGCCAAAAAGACTATGCTGCGCAAGATCCCGCACGGGCTCTACGTCTGCGGCGTCCAAGACGAGCAGGAGATCAACTGCTTTGCCGCCAGTTGGGTCATGCAGGCCTCGTTCAAGCCGCCGCTGCTGGTCAACTGCGTCAACCGCAACTCCGGCTCCCACGAGATGGTCAAAAGCAGCCATACGTTTGCCATCAGCTTTATGGAAGAGCACCAGCAGGATCTGGTGGCTACGTTTTTTAAACCCCAGCGTCGGGTGGGCAACAAGCTTGCCGATGTGGAGTTTTATCTGGGCGAGGCGACTGGGTGCCCCATCATCCGGGACTCGCTGGGGTACGTGGAGTGCCAGGTAATCGATGCCGTGGAACAAGGCGACCACACCGTGTTTGTGGGCGAGGTGGTCGGCGCTGGCGTTCATCGCGAGGGCAATCAGCTCTTGCTCGAGAGCACGGGCTGGCAGTACGGTGGCTGA
- a CDS encoding orotidine-5'-phosphate decarboxylase: MPNGGNSGAAGSEDRRWLSEKRIDPQQRLIVALDTPSPAEAERLVETLGNAVGFYKLGLELLASGGCFELIERLHARGKQTFLDLKLFDVPQTVGAAVRNLRGRGIAFVTVHGNDAILRAACEQKGETGILAVTALTSFDRADIADLGLPNVSLADLVCSRARRALQLGCDGVISSGWEVPRLRAELGQGLTVVVPGIRPIEDAANDQKRTVDVEAAFWRGADYIVVGRPIRQAPDPRQKAQAIQQRIQRLFGH, from the coding sequence ATGCCGAATGGGGGCAACTCAGGTGCTGCCGGCAGCGAGGACCGGCGCTGGCTCTCCGAGAAACGCATCGATCCGCAACAGCGGCTCATCGTTGCCCTAGACACCCCGAGCCCAGCGGAAGCCGAGCGGCTCGTTGAGACGCTAGGCAATGCCGTCGGCTTTTACAAGCTGGGCCTGGAGTTGCTGGCCAGCGGCGGCTGCTTTGAGCTCATCGAGCGGCTGCACGCGCGCGGCAAACAAACTTTCCTCGACCTGAAGTTGTTTGACGTGCCGCAAACGGTGGGCGCTGCCGTGCGGAACTTGCGCGGGCGCGGCATCGCGTTTGTCACCGTTCACGGCAACGACGCCATCCTGCGCGCGGCCTGCGAGCAAAAAGGCGAGACCGGCATCCTGGCCGTGACCGCCCTCACCAGCTTCGATCGCGCCGATATTGCCGATTTGGGCCTGCCCAACGTGTCGCTCGCGGATCTGGTCTGCTCGCGCGCCCGGCGCGCGCTGCAGCTGGGCTGCGATGGCGTTATCTCCTCGGGCTGGGAGGTGCCGCGCTTGCGGGCGGAGCTCGGGCAAGGCCTAACGGTTGTGGTCCCTGGCATTCGCCCCATTGAGGATGCGGCCAACGATCAAAAGCGCACGGTCGATGTTGAGGCGGCCTTTTGGCGAGGCGCCGACTACATCGTCGTCGGCAGGCCCATTCGCCAAGCCCCCGATCCCCGGCAAAAGGCCCAGGCCATCCAGCAGCGCATCCAGCGGCTGTTCGGGCATTAG